In Chitinivibrionales bacterium, the DNA window AAATCTCGGATTCCTGTTGCCAATTGGTTTTTGTGCGCTCACGCAAGCATGCATTCTTATAATTTTTATAGCTATCCCGATTATTCATTATGCACGATAGCACTTCATATATTGCTGCATTGTTACCGGAATCCACCGTCACTCCAACGCCTGATGTGTTAATGTACTTTTTCATTTCAGGGAAATTACTTGCTACAACCGGTATTCCTGCGTGAATATATTCAAACAATTTGCAGGGAAGCGCCTGGTATATGCCTGGACTGATATTATTGAAAAGCGCAATCCCGATATCTGCATCCTGGAGTAACAATGGAAGGTCATCATAGTGATAGGGACCGAACCATCCGATCTGAGCCGTAATTCCCATCGCCTCGCTCTCGGCTTTCAAAGTATCGAGTTCGGGCCCATAACCGGCAACAGCAAGTCGCGAGGAAGGGTTACTTTTTATAAAGGGATAAACATTTTCTATCCCTCTGCCTTTATCGACAACTCCGTGATAGACACAAACAAATTCTCTTTCTGTCCATTGGAACCGTTTGCGCAGAATCAGCTCTTTTTTACTCCGCAGCGGCCTTAGTTCCGGAACATTTCTGACAACAAACGGCTCGGGTATGAAGGGATATCTTTTTTTAAATGACCGGGCGTCGATTTCCGCAACCACCGCCACCTTAAGTGCTCTGCGAATGCCGAACCGTTCGATATTTGTCCAGATCCATTTTGCTACAGGACGGTTATTAAGGGTTGTCATATGAGGAATATCTTCCAG includes these proteins:
- a CDS encoding glycosyltransferase yields the protein MNNEIIAIPHFSDPCHFPHIARFASTLKDVKKNAWAIGYRGAFTSTNLHNDVFFRVDTFSIPPFLNRGPLCFAWFMLKVFLILLKKKPSLLHPIDAPALLPCCIHAIMRKIPLVYFSLEDIPHMTTLNNRPVAKWIWTNIERFGIRRALKVAVVAEIDARSFKKRYPFIPEPFVVRNVPELRPLRSKKELILRKRFQWTEREFVCVYHGVVDKGRGIENVYPFIKSNPSSRLAVAGYGPELDTLKAESEAMGITAQIGWFGPYHYDDLPLLLQDADIGIALFNNISPGIYQALPCKLFEYIHAGIPVVASNFPEMKKYINTSGVGVTVDSGNNAAIYEVLSCIMNNRDSYKNYKNACLRERTKTNWQQESEIYRRFVSLGD